Proteins encoded within one genomic window of Mesobacillus subterraneus:
- a CDS encoding DUF4870 domain-containing protein, whose product MPKNDERLIAAGIYVISFFTAFLGPLIIWLAKKDDSSYIDYHGREYMNFFISYTVYGIVSGILVILLIGIFMLWIIGILAMIFTIVGAIKAYEGQEYRIPFIFRLL is encoded by the coding sequence ATGCCAAAAAATGATGAAAGACTTATTGCAGCAGGCATTTATGTTATTAGCTTTTTTACTGCTTTTCTAGGACCGTTGATTATCTGGCTGGCTAAAAAGGATGATTCCAGCTATATTGATTATCATGGAAGAGAGTATATGAACTTTTTTATTTCTTATACGGTATATGGAATTGTCAGCGGAATACTGGTCATCCTGTTGATTGGTATCTTCATGTTATGGATCATCGGGATTTTAGCCATGATATTCACCATTGTAGGTGCGATAAAAGCATATGAAGGTCAAGAGTATCGAATTCCATTCATTTTCAGGCTGCTGTAA
- a CDS encoding PLD nuclease N-terminal domain-containing protein — protein sequence MELFADINWALIAPILFIQVILLVVAVIDLIKIEKTNGPKWVWAIVILVVNIIGPILYFLIGRRNQ from the coding sequence TTGGAATTATTCGCTGATATTAATTGGGCTTTAATTGCACCTATATTGTTCATTCAAGTTATTTTATTAGTTGTTGCGGTGATTGATTTAATAAAAATCGAAAAAACAAACGGTCCGAAATGGGTTTGGGCAATCGTTATATTAGTGGTTAACATTATTGGGCCAATCCTGTATTTCTTGATTGGAAGGAGAAATCAGTAA
- a CDS encoding ABC transporter ATP-binding protein, with protein sequence MPLVRVEKLDKNFKDLKVIKGLNFELENGKCVALIGANGAGKTTTLKMLSGLLEPTRGKITFVGEKQGDDHRRLIGYLPQHPVFHDWMTAREFLEYVGKLSGLPAKKAKERSAELLELVGIADAKNRRIGKFSGGMKQRLGIAQAIIHRPKLIMLDEPVSALDPFGRREVLELLEKLKREATVLFSTHILNDAEEVCESILFLHNGEIIESGTMDEFREKYHQSKIDLVFSKAASSYLQSLLEHPQIVSMEIEGNKVSIYTENLEAVKEVILTLAAKENWPLTKYEIGSISLEDVFMKVVQK encoded by the coding sequence ATGCCCTTAGTCAGAGTAGAAAAGTTAGATAAGAATTTTAAGGACTTGAAAGTGATTAAAGGGTTGAATTTCGAGTTGGAAAATGGGAAGTGTGTAGCTTTAATTGGAGCCAATGGGGCAGGAAAAACAACTACATTGAAAATGCTATCTGGGCTTCTTGAACCTACAAGAGGAAAAATCACTTTCGTGGGAGAAAAGCAGGGGGATGACCATCGTCGGTTGATTGGCTATCTTCCGCAGCATCCTGTATTTCATGATTGGATGACGGCAAGGGAATTTCTTGAGTATGTAGGTAAGCTATCAGGATTGCCTGCAAAGAAAGCGAAGGAGCGGTCAGCTGAGCTTTTAGAACTTGTGGGGATTGCCGATGCGAAAAACAGGAGAATTGGCAAGTTTTCCGGCGGGATGAAGCAGCGTTTAGGGATTGCACAGGCTATCATACACAGGCCGAAACTGATCATGCTGGATGAGCCAGTTTCAGCTTTGGACCCTTTCGGCAGACGAGAGGTTCTTGAACTGCTGGAAAAGTTAAAAAGGGAAGCAACTGTATTATTCTCTACTCATATCCTAAATGATGCCGAAGAAGTTTGTGAAAGTATTTTGTTTCTGCATAATGGCGAAATAATTGAGTCAGGAACAATGGATGAATTCAGGGAGAAATATCATCAGTCAAAAATCGATCTTGTTTTTAGTAAAGCAGCCTCTAGTTACCTACAATCCCTTTTAGAACACCCACAAATCGTTTCAATGGAAATAGAAGGCAATAAAGTAAGTATTTATACTGAAAATCTTGAAGCAGTAAAAGAGGTTATACTGACCCTTGCAGCCAAAGAGAACTGGCCGCTCACTAAATATGAAATTGGTTCAATCAGTCTTGAAGATGTATTCATGAAGGTGGTGCAAAAATGA
- a CDS encoding ABC transporter permease, translating to MKQWFTLLNKEFLEMTRNYKWIWMPITFILLGVMDPLTTYYLPEILNSVGGLPEGAVFEMPEPSAQEVFIMSLGQYQMIGILIIALSMMGTVAGERKSGVVQLILVKPVSYFSYITSKWAAALILIVVSLFLGMLASWYYTGVLFEFIPFGAFIESFGVYSLWLILVLSFVILCSAMFMQPVAAGMTALFTIFIFTLIGGSFQHLLEWSPTQLLSYVSERLITETWTDHVWPATGLTITMIILFVLLATYIFNRKELAE from the coding sequence ATGAAGCAATGGTTCACTTTACTGAACAAAGAATTCCTTGAGATGACAAGGAATTATAAATGGATTTGGATGCCAATTACCTTTATTTTGCTTGGAGTGATGGATCCTCTGACCACCTACTATTTGCCGGAAATCCTTAATTCTGTAGGCGGCCTTCCAGAAGGGGCGGTATTTGAAATGCCTGAACCTTCAGCTCAAGAAGTTTTTATCATGAGTTTAGGACAATATCAGATGATCGGGATTTTAATCATCGCCCTCTCCATGATGGGAACAGTTGCGGGGGAGAGAAAGAGCGGTGTCGTACAGCTGATCCTCGTAAAACCAGTTTCCTATTTTTCTTATATCACGTCCAAATGGGCAGCTGCACTTATATTAATTGTCGTATCTTTATTTCTAGGTATGCTGGCAAGCTGGTATTATACTGGCGTTCTGTTTGAGTTTATCCCGTTTGGCGCTTTCATTGAATCGTTCGGTGTATATTCATTATGGCTCATATTGGTGTTGTCCTTCGTAATCCTTTGCAGTGCAATGTTCATGCAGCCGGTCGCAGCCGGAATGACAGCGCTTTTTACGATCTTTATTTTCACATTAATAGGAGGTTCCTTTCAGCATTTACTCGAATGGAGTCCGACACAGCTCCTTTCTTATGTATCAGAAAGGTTGATTACCGAAACGTGGACCGACCATGTCTGGCCAGCGACAGGTTTAACTATAACAATGATAATTTTATTTGTATTGTTGGCAACATACATCTTTAACAGAAAAGAGCTTGCAGAATAA
- a CDS encoding S8 family peptidase has translation MSTRKRLYAGTLAVLLGAATIFNAGVTKGEAESTTKNTYLVIFKDQQGLPAGFAEAINKAGGQVEDKLDKLGAVEVTSNNANFLKEVKKSALVLEAGVENTVYPEQTIEGQTVAVDDLADGADIYNQYMWDIKQVTNNGESWNLPGGTGLSVDGEDIVVGVIDTGIDYNHPDLKENYVGGKSFVPGYDDPIDQNSHGTHVAGSIAAKGRALGVGPDLKVTSYRVFGPSGGAATSHIADALMTAADDNVDVVNMSLGGYDWFQDPAYATKDIVADVQLFNRAIQYAIKKGVTVVGSAGNNAVDLRSPGKLSGDDKGATHRSPSSQTMIRVSAGGAQKNLAFYSNYGVGKIDVMAPGGDLGPNYDSSTGAGRDNSYLALSTVPLFNTNKEIIGHGYGYKGGTSMAAPKTAALAGVVIAKHGKDNLTPSQVKAIIQNSAEDLFKPGYDEQSGYGLINAVNALKLK, from the coding sequence ATGTCGACAAGAAAGAGACTTTACGCAGGAACACTCGCTGTGCTTCTAGGAGCAGCTACCATTTTTAATGCAGGAGTAACAAAAGGGGAAGCAGAATCCACTACTAAAAATACTTACCTGGTCATTTTTAAAGACCAGCAGGGACTTCCAGCAGGTTTTGCGGAGGCTATCAATAAAGCCGGAGGCCAAGTGGAAGATAAATTGGACAAGCTCGGAGCTGTAGAGGTTACCTCTAACAATGCAAACTTCTTAAAGGAAGTGAAGAAATCAGCTCTTGTTTTAGAAGCAGGAGTGGAAAATACTGTTTATCCTGAACAGACGATTGAAGGACAGACAGTGGCTGTTGATGATCTAGCTGATGGAGCTGATATTTACAATCAATATATGTGGGACATTAAGCAAGTAACTAATAATGGCGAATCATGGAACTTGCCAGGAGGAACGGGACTGTCTGTAGATGGAGAGGATATTGTAGTCGGTGTTATTGATACAGGAATTGATTACAATCATCCTGATTTAAAAGAAAATTATGTTGGCGGTAAGTCATTCGTACCTGGTTATGACGATCCGATTGACCAGAACAGTCACGGTACACACGTTGCTGGTTCTATTGCGGCAAAAGGAAGAGCTCTTGGAGTAGGGCCAGATCTGAAAGTGACCTCTTACAGAGTATTTGGTCCATCGGGCGGTGCCGCAACTTCTCATATTGCAGACGCTCTCATGACTGCGGCAGACGATAATGTGGACGTTGTAAACATGTCCCTTGGCGGATATGACTGGTTCCAGGATCCTGCGTATGCAACGAAAGACATTGTTGCCGATGTTCAGTTGTTCAACCGTGCGATCCAGTACGCAATCAAGAAAGGTGTAACCGTGGTTGGATCTGCCGGAAACAATGCAGTGGACCTAAGGAGCCCTGGAAAATTGTCAGGTGATGACAAAGGTGCAACTCACAGAAGTCCTAGCAGCCAGACAATGATCAGGGTATCTGCTGGTGGGGCTCAAAAAAATCTTGCATTCTACTCCAACTATGGTGTAGGTAAAATTGACGTAATGGCTCCCGGAGGCGACCTTGGACCAAACTATGATTCCTCAACAGGAGCGGGAAGAGATAATAGCTACCTGGCTTTGAGCACAGTACCATTGTTCAATACGAATAAAGAGATTATTGGTCACGGATACGGCTATAAAGGTGGAACTTCAATGGCTGCTCCGAAAACAGCAGCACTTGCAGGTGTGGTAATCGCAAAGCATGGCAAGGATAACCTTACTCCCTCTCAAGTTAAAGCAATCATCCAAAACTCAGCGGAAGATCTTTTCAAACCTGGGTATGACGAGCAATCTGGCTATGGTCTGATCAATGCAGTAAATGCATTGAAATTGAAATAA